One region of Streptomyces davaonensis JCM 4913 genomic DNA includes:
- a CDS encoding TetR/AcrR family transcriptional regulator, which yields MESAQKPARVRILDAAHDLMLTVGLGRATTKEIAKAAGCSEAALYKYFESKEELFVRVLSERLPRLTPLLSGLTAEPGTGTLEGNLTRIARQAALFYEQSFPIAASLYAEAQLKRRHDDALRKIGAGPHLPIEALDAYLRAEQTAGRVRAGADTFAAASLLLGACAQRAFAYDATPDGERPPVDDFAARLARTLLGGISVAPDDARP from the coding sequence GTGGAATCCGCGCAGAAGCCCGCCCGCGTCCGCATCCTCGACGCCGCCCATGACCTGATGCTCACCGTCGGGCTCGGCCGGGCCACCACCAAGGAGATCGCCAAGGCGGCCGGGTGTTCCGAGGCCGCGCTCTACAAGTACTTCGAGAGCAAGGAAGAGCTGTTCGTCCGGGTCCTCAGCGAGCGGCTGCCCCGGCTGACGCCCCTGCTCAGCGGACTCACGGCCGAGCCCGGGACCGGCACCCTGGAGGGCAACCTGACCCGGATCGCCCGGCAGGCGGCCCTCTTCTACGAGCAGAGCTTCCCGATCGCCGCCTCCCTGTACGCCGAGGCACAGCTCAAGCGGCGGCACGACGACGCGCTGCGCAAGATCGGCGCCGGCCCGCACCTGCCGATCGAGGCCCTGGACGCCTATCTGCGCGCCGAGCAGACCGCGGGCCGCGTCCGCGCGGGTGCCGACACCTTCGCGGCCGCCTCCCTGCTCCTCGGCGCCTGCGCCCAGCGCGCCTTCGCCTACGACGCCACCCCGGACGGCGAACGCCCGCCCGTGGACGACTTCGCCGCCCGGCTCGCCCGGACCCTGCTGGGCGGAATCTCCGTTGCGCCGGACGACGCCCGACCGTGA